From a region of the Candidatus Nanopelagicales bacterium genome:
- the rpsH gene encoding 30S ribosomal protein S8, translating to MTMTDPIADMLTRLRNSSTAYHDTVAMPYSKLKEGVAHILVEQGYVAGVRTEEATVGRTLLVDLKYGPNRERSIAGLRRVSKPGLRVYAKSTGMPKVLGGLGIAIISTSSGLLTDRQAAKKGVGGEVLAYVW from the coding sequence ATGACAATGACCGATCCGATCGCAGACATGCTGACGCGTCTGCGCAACTCGAGTACGGCGTACCACGACACCGTGGCGATGCCGTACTCAAAGCTCAAAGAGGGTGTGGCCCACATCCTGGTAGAACAGGGTTACGTCGCCGGGGTCCGTACCGAAGAAGCGACGGTTGGCCGCACGCTGCTCGTCGACCTCAAGTACGGCCCCAACCGGGAGCGCTCAATCGCTGGCCTTCGCCGCGTGAGCAAGCCCGGTCTGCGGGTCTACGCAAAGAGCACGGGCATGCCCAAGGTGCTCGGCGGTTTGGGAATCGCGATCATCTCGACGTCGTCCGGTCTGCTGACTGACCGGCAGGCCGCCAAGAAGGGCGTGGGTGGGGAAGTCCTCGCCTACGTTTGGTAG
- the rplR gene encoding 50S ribosomal protein L18 — MAISKKIGSGNPRSTGRIRRHARVRKNVSGSPTRPRLVVFRSAKHMEAQIIDDTAGLTLASASTMESAVRKLDGDKTARARRVGELVAERAKGAGVDTVVFDRGGFRYHGRIAAVADAARDGGLTF; from the coding sequence ATGGCTATCAGTAAGAAGATCGGGTCCGGTAACCCACGAAGCACCGGGCGAATCCGTCGGCATGCTCGGGTCCGCAAGAACGTCTCGGGATCGCCCACGCGTCCGCGCCTGGTTGTGTTCCGGTCCGCCAAGCACATGGAGGCCCAGATCATCGACGACACCGCCGGCCTGACCCTGGCCTCCGCATCAACGATGGAATCGGCTGTCCGTAAGCTGGACGGGGACAAGACGGCACGAGCTCGCCGCGTAGGCGAGTTGGTTGCTGAACGTGCAAAGGGCGCTGGTGTCGACACGGTCGTGTTCGATCGCGGCGGCTTCCGCTACCACGGCCGGATCGCAGCGGTGGCAGATGCCGCCCGCGACGGCGGACTGACCTTCTAG
- the rpmD gene encoding 50S ribosomal protein L30, whose protein sequence is MSELVVTQTRSGIGGTSSQRATLHTLGLRRIGDSSVREDRPEVRGMLRAVAHLVSVEEVEQA, encoded by the coding sequence ATGAGCGAGCTCGTGGTGACTCAGACCAGGTCAGGTATCGGCGGAACGTCGTCGCAGCGGGCTACCCTGCACACGCTGGGGCTGCGTCGCATCGGTGATTCCTCCGTACGTGAGGATCGCCCCGAAGTTCGTGGGATGCTACGGGCAGTTGCCCATCTGGTATCCGTCGAGGAGGTAGAGCAAGCATGA
- the rplF gene encoding 50S ribosomal protein L6 — MSRIGRLPIAVPVGVKIEVAGQDVTVTGPKGTLTHTVADPIRIEKAEDGTYVVTRPNDERMSKSLHGLSRTLVNNMVIGVTEGYTKTLEVSGTGYRVAPKGAGLELQLGFSHPVQVDAPEGIKFAVETPTRFAVEGIDKQKVGEVAANIRKLRKPDPYKGKGVRYAGEVIRRKAGKAGK, encoded by the coding sequence ATGTCACGCATCGGACGTTTACCCATCGCCGTTCCCGTCGGCGTCAAGATCGAGGTGGCGGGTCAGGATGTGACCGTTACCGGGCCGAAGGGCACGTTGACCCATACAGTCGCCGATCCCATTCGGATCGAGAAGGCCGAGGACGGCACGTACGTCGTCACTCGTCCCAACGACGAGCGGATGAGCAAGTCCCTCCATGGCCTTTCTCGCACGCTGGTCAACAACATGGTCATCGGTGTGACCGAGGGCTACACGAAGACGTTGGAGGTGTCCGGTACTGGTTACCGAGTGGCACCCAAGGGCGCGGGTCTGGAACTCCAACTCGGATTCAGCCACCCCGTTCAGGTTGATGCTCCAGAGGGCATCAAGTTCGCCGTCGAGACTCCCACCCGCTTTGCGGTAGAGGGCATCGACAAGCAGAAAGTCGGCGAGGTTGCCGCCAACATCCGTAAGCTGCGCAAGCCCGACCCCTACAAAGGCAAGGGCGTGCGCTACGCCGGCGAAGTAATCCGCCGCAAGGCCGGAAAGGCTGGTAAGTAG
- the rpsE gene encoding 30S ribosomal protein S5 — protein MAAQRRERRDSGRGGAEKSNYVERVVAINRVSKVVKGGRRFSFTALVVVGDGDGQVGVGYGKAKEVPAAISKGVEEAKKSFFKVPRIQGTIPHPIVGEKAAGIVMLRPASPGTGVIAGGPVRAVLECAGVRDVLSKSLGSDNAINIVHATVAALQGLERPEEVAARRGLPLEDVAPAALLRARAAGMSAS, from the coding sequence ATGGCTGCACAGCGCCGAGAGCGTCGCGACTCAGGTCGGGGCGGCGCTGAGAAGAGCAACTACGTAGAACGAGTAGTTGCCATCAATCGCGTTTCCAAGGTCGTCAAAGGTGGCCGCCGCTTCAGCTTCACCGCGCTCGTCGTGGTCGGAGATGGCGACGGTCAGGTCGGCGTCGGCTATGGCAAGGCCAAAGAGGTTCCGGCCGCGATTTCCAAGGGTGTCGAAGAGGCAAAGAAGAGCTTCTTCAAGGTCCCGAGGATCCAGGGCACCATTCCGCACCCCATCGTGGGCGAGAAGGCGGCCGGCATCGTCATGTTGCGTCCGGCTTCGCCCGGTACCGGTGTCATTGCCGGTGGTCCGGTGCGTGCCGTGCTTGAGTGTGCTGGCGTTCGGGACGTGCTGAGCAAGTCGCTCGGTTCGGACAATGCCATCAACATCGTGCACGCGACCGTGGCTGCGCTACAGGGGTTGGAACGTCCAGAAGAGGTTGCCGCTCGCCGTGGGCTGCCACTTGAGGACGTCGCACCGGCGGCACTGCTGCGGGCTCGCGCTGCTGGGATGAGTGCGTCATGA